The Sphingomonas naphthae nucleotide sequence GCGCCGATGCAGCCGGGGTTCGATCCCGATTTCGATCCGATCGCCATCGCTGAGGCGCGCAAGGCCGGCAATGTCGCCGAGGCGCGGCGGCTGTCGGAAGCGCGGCTTCAGGCGGATTATTCCGACATGGCGGCGCATTACTGGCTGTCCGAGGCGTGCGCGAGCCTGAAGGACAGGGCCTGCGCCGATCGGCATGGCGCGATCTTCAACGGGATGCTGGCGGCGATCGAGGCGAGCGGTGACGGGCGTGGCGCCGAGACCGCCTACATCGTCACCCGCGTCCCCGAGGAATATATCTGGCTCGGCGTCCACCGCCTGACCTCCTCGACCCAGCAATTGGTGACGAAGGGCGGGCGCAGCTACGATGTGCTGCACGTCGCCGATGCGAAGGGTGGAGAGCGCGACGTGTGGTTCGATGTCAGCGGCTTCATCGGCAAGGGACTGGCATGGCCGAAGTGATCGATCTCGCGGGCAAGCTGATCGCCTGCCCCAGCGTCACCCCCGCCGATGCCGGGGCGATGGGCGTGCTGGCGGATGCGTTGTCCGACGCGGGCTTCGCGGTCACCCGCCTGACCAATGGCGAGGCGCCCGACGGGCCGATCGAGAATCTCTTCGCCACGCGCGGGAGTGGCGGGCGGCACCTCGCCTTCGCCGGCCATACCGATGTCGTGCCGCCGGGCGCGGGGTGGACGAGCGATCCGTTCGCGCCCGAGATACGCGGCGATCTGCTCTACGGGCGCGGCGCGGTCGATATGAAGGGCGCGATCGCGGCCTTCGTCGCGGCGGCGGCCGAGACGGTGGACGAGGCGGGGCAACTGAGCCTCGTCATTACCGGCGACGAGGAGGGGCCGGCCACGTTCGGCACGGTCGCGCTGATGGCGTGGATGGCCGCGAATGGCATCCGACCCGACCTGATCCTCGTCGGCGAACCCACCAGCAGCCAGCGGTTCGGCGATACGGTGAAGATCGGGCGGCGCGGTTCGGTCAACATGGTGATCGAAGTGGCGGGCACTCAGGGCCATGTCGCCTATCCGCATCTGGCCGACAATCCGGTGCCGCGTCTGGTGAAGGCGCTGGCGGCGCTCGACGCCTGGACGATCGATGGCGGCGATGACTGGTTCCAGCCCTCCAATCTGGAGATCACCAGCGTGGACGTCGGCAATCCGGCGACCAACGTGATCCCGGCGACGGCGACCGCGCGGATCAACATCCGCTTCAACGCGCAGCAGACGGGGCAGGGGTTGATCGATCGGGTGCAGGCGATCGTCGGCGAGGGCGTGAGCGTGACCGGCAGAATCTCGGGCGAGGCCTTCCTGACCCAGCCGGGCGAACTTTCCACCCTGGTCGCCGAGGCCATCGCCGCCGAGACCGGGCTGACCCCGGAATTCTCGACCACCGGCGGCACGTCCGACGCGCGCTTCCTCAGCCGCATCGCGCCGACGGTGGAATTCGGCCTGATCAACGCGACGATGCACAAGCTGGACGAGGCGGTCGCGGTGGCGGATCTTCACGCCCTGCAGCGCATCTACGCCCGGATCATTCGCGCCGCCGCCGCAGGATGAGGTAGAGCGCGCCCGATCCGCCATGGCGCGGATGGGCGGTGCGGACGGCGGCTATGCGGCCGGCGTGGCCCGAATGGGCGAGCCAGTCGTGGATCGAGGCGCGGATCAGGCCGCGCCGGGAATCGCCGCCGCGCGGGGGCTTGCCCGTCACCACCAGCAGGGTGCGGACGTCGTCGGCCAAGGCGCGCGCCAGAGCATGATCGAGCGCGGCCTGCGCGGTCGAGAGCGTGTGGCCGTGCAGGTCGATCGTGCGGTCGGGCACCACGACGCCGCGCCGGATGCGCCGATCCCACCCGCCGTCGAGCGTCTCGCCGACCGGCTCGGGCCGGTTCGGGCGGACGGGGGCGGGGATGGGGGCGCCGGCGCGGCGGAGGGGCGCACGCGGCGCGGGGCCCAGCGCATCGGCGAAATCGGATCGGGCGGTCGATGGGCCTTGGCGGCGCAACGGCCGCACGGTCGCGGTCACTCGCGCCCACAGCGTCTCGCCGTCAGGGCCTTTGGGCACCGTCCGTCCCATGCGGCAGCGCCTTCAGCCGGGCGACCGTGCCACGCGGCAGCAGCAGGGTGGCGCGGCCCTTGGCGGACATGCCGCCGGCGATGCGCCGCGCCTCGTCGCCCGCGCCCCAGAAGGTGTCGAAGCGATTGGCGCCCTTGATCGCGCCGCCGGTATCCTGCGCCACCCACAGGCCGCTCGCCTCGGGCCGGTCCATTTCGAGCAAAACGGGCGCGCCCAAGGGCACGAAAGCCGGGTCGGTAGCCACCGAGGTCTGGCCGGTCACCGCGACACCCATCGCGCCGAGCGGGCCGGCGCCCGTCAGTTCGCGGAAGAAGACGAAGCTCCTGTTCTCGCGCATGATCGCGCGGCCCTCTTCGGGATGTGCGCGGAGGTACGCCATGATGCCCTGCATCGAGGCCTGGCCGGGGCCGAGCAGCCCGCGATCGCGCATCAATTTGCCGATGCCGGTATAGTCGCGCCCGTTCTGGCTGTCGTAGCCGATCCGCATGACGCCGCCGTCGGGCAGACGCAGGCGGCCCGAGCCCTGCACCTCGAGGAAGAACATCTCCACCGGATCGGCCGCCCAGGCGATCTCCAGCCCCTGCCCCGCCAGCGCGCCATCCTCGATCGCGGCGCGATCGGCATAAGGCACGAACGCCTTGCCCTCGATCCGTCCGCGCACCTTCCTGCCCTTCAGGCTGTCGGTGAACAGGCCGAGATCGGCCTCGATCAGATCGGGCGGGCGGCGGTAGACCGGCACCTGATAGCCGGCGGCACGGCTGCGCGATCCGGCGATCTCGGGCTCGTAATAGCCGGTTGCAAAGGCTTGCCCCGGCCCGACGATCACGGGTTCGAGATTGGCGGCGAAGAAGCCCGCCGCGTCGCCGGTCCACGCCTTGGCGGCGTCGCAAGGCGCGCGCCAGTCCTCGCCGCGCGTCAGGCCCGAGCGATCGGTGCGGCGGATTAGGCCGGGGCAGCTGAGCTTGAAGGCGGTAAGCGCGGCGTCGGCGCGGGGCAGGCGGCCGAGCGCGGGGCCGGCGGCGACGCCCAGTTCGGCGGCGGTGGCCGGGGGCTTGGGCGCGTCCGGCATCACGGGGGCCGGTGTCGGCGGCGGCGCGATCGTCGCGGCGGGCGGTCCACCCTGCGGCGCCACGCACGCCGAGAGCAGCAGCGCGAGCGCCGCCGCCCCGATCCCCCCGAACCGGATCACGCCGCTTCGTCGGTTTCGATCAATACCCAATTGGGATCAGCGGTGCGGACGTGGCGGCTGAACGTCCACACATCGTGGGTCTGCACCGCGTCGGTCATCGAACCGGCGACGACCTCGCCTTCGGCGTCGCGGGTGATGGCGGCGATGTCGGCATCGAAGCGCACGGTGACGCGGGCCATCTGGCCGTCCATCCGCGCTTCCTCGATCACGGCGCGCTCGACGACGATCAGGCGATTGTCGAGCACATGGCCGGCCTCGCGGCGCTCGGCGATGGCGGCGCGGAAATCGGCGAGGACGGTATCGTCGACGAGCGGCGCCAGCGCCTCCTCGTCCCCGCGCCAATAGGCTTCCAGGATCATGCGATAGGCGCCCTGCGCGCCCTCGACGAAGCGGGCCGGATCGAAGCCGTTGTCGGCCTGCGCGACCTGGCGGACGCCGGTCAGCGCGCCCGGATCGACGACGGTATCGGTGAAGATGCCCGAGGAGCCGACCGGCTCGGCCGGCGTGCGCAGGGTGGGCGGGGCGACGACCTGCCCCTCGACCGGCTTGGCCACCGGCTGCTGCTCATGCCCCGTGCGGCGGCCGAGTACGCTCCACAGCCGGAAGGCCACGAAGAGAAACACGAGCGCGAAGATGACGATCTTTTCCACCGGGCCTCTCGGATTACCTAGCACCCCACATAGGCGCACAGCGATGAAACTACAATCGAGCGGTCGGTTCCGCCGGCGATACCGATTCAGCGCCGTCATCGGCCGGCCATTGCCGCCCCGGCGGGGCCTGTGCTAGCGCCCGCGGCTTCCCGAACATGGCTTGAGGACGAGAGATTTCATGGCCGAAGACGCAGGCACCATCACCACCTCGATCTCCAACGGTCAGGACGATGGACCCCAGCTCGCCATCCTCGCGCAATATGTGAAGGATCTGTCGTTCGAAAATCCGAACGCCCCGGCGAGCTATCAATGGGCCGACGCGCCGCAGATCGACGTGCAGTTCAACCTGGGCTCCACCCAGGTCGGCGAGGACGTCTATGAGGTGGTGCTGAAGATCAACGTCAACGCGGCGGTGAACGGCCAGACGGCGTTCGCGGTCGAATTGCTCTACGCTGGCCTGTTCGGCCTGCGCGGCTTCCCGACCGAGCATCTCGAGCCGTTCCTCTACGCCGAGGCGCCCCGCCTGCTCTTCCCCTTCGCCCGCCGCGTGGTGGCCGAGGCGGTGCGCGACGGCAATTATCCGCCGCTGCTGCTCGATCCGATCGACTTCAGCCAGATCTACCTGCAACAGGCCGCGCAGAATCTGGCGGGTGCCGAGCCGGCGGGCGAGGCGTAAGCAAGACGATCTCCGTTCGTGTCGAGCGAAGTCGAGACACGCTGACGCAGCGTCTGGGGCACGTCCCTCGACTTCGCTCGGGACGAACGGAGCAATGGATATGAGCGGACGGGCACGAACATGAGTCTGGTCCGCAACAGCGCCACGATCGGCGGCCTCACCCTCGTCAGCCGCGTGCTGGGTTTCGTGCGCGACATGCTGATGGCGAGCTTCGTCGGCGCGGGCTTCGCGTCGGATGCGTTCCTCATCGCGTGGCGGCTGCCCAATCTGTTCCGCGCGCTCTTCGCCGAGGGGGCCTTCTCCGCCGCCTTCGTGCCGATGTTCAACCGGGTCGCCGGGGCCGAGGGCGAGAAGAGCGCGCTGCGCTTCGCCGACGACGTGCTGTCGGTGCTGTTCCCCTTCCTCTTACTGTTCACCGCCGCGATGATGGTGGCGGCCGGGCCGATCGTCTGGGCGATGACCGGCGGCTTCCCCGATGGCGGGCCGGAAAAGTTCTCGCTGGCGACCGATTATACCCGGATCACCTTTCCCTATCTGCTGCTGATCTCGCTGGTGTCGCTGCTGGGTGGCATCCTCAATTCGGTCGGGCGCTTCTGGGTCAATGCGGCGGCGCCGGTGCTGCTCAACATCTGCATGATCGTGGCGCTGCTGTTCTTCCGGGGCACCACCGATGTGGAGACCGCGCGGACGCAGGCGATCGCGGTGACGGTGTCAGGCGTGATGCAGCTTCTCTGGCTCATCTGGGCCTGCCACCGCGCCAGGGTGTCGCTGCGCCTCAAGCTGCCGCGCCTGACCCCGCAGGTGCGCCAGCTGCTGCGCATCATCGGCCCGGTCGTGCTGGGCGCCGGCGCGGTGCAGTTCAACCTGCTGATCTCCACTACCTTGGCGGCGCGGTTCCTCGATCAGGGATCGGTCTCCTACCTCTATTACGCCGATCGGCTGAACCAATTGCCCCTCGCGCTGATCGGCATCGGCGTCGGCACGGCGATGCTGCCCACCCTCTCGCGACAGGTCGGCGCGGGCGATCAGGCGGGCGCCCATGCCACGCAGAATCGCGCGCTGGAACTGGCGCTGATCCTCACCTTGCCCGCCGCCGCCGCGCTGGTCGTGTCGGCCTTTCCGATCATCCGCGCGCTGCTGGAGCATGGCGCCTTCGCGGCGGAGGATGCCCGCGCCACCGCGCAGGCGCTCGCCGCCTTCGCCACCGGCCTGCCCGCCTATATCCTCATCAAGCTGCTCACCCCCGGCTTCCATGCGCGGGCGGACACCAAGACGCCGGTGCGGATCGCGCTGGTGGCGATGCTGGTCAATCTCGCGCTCAACCTCACGCTCGTCTGGCCGCTCGGCCATATCGGGCTGGCGCTCTCCACCTCGGCCTCGGCCTGGGTGAACGCCATCCTGCTGTTCATCACCCTGCGCCGCCGCTTCGGCTTCGGGCTGGATCGGCATCTGACGCACAGCCTGATCCGGTTGGTGCCCGCGACCGCGCTGATGGCGGCCGCGCTGTGGGGGATCGAGCCGTTCGTGACGCCGATGGCCAGCGCGGGGCTTTCGGGCCGTATCCTCGGTCTCGGCCTGCTGATCGGGGCCGGCGTGATAATCTATTTCACCCTCGGCGCGGCCTTCGGGGCTTTCCGCCTGAAGGAGCTGGCGCGGCAGGTCCGCCGCCGGGGCCGCGCGCCGGCCAATCCCACCGCCGAAATCGCGCCCGTCCCTCCATCCGCTTGACCTTCCGCGCCGGCCGCGACAGGACCACGCGCCATGACCAGCGCCGCCACCCCCCGCACCGTTTCCGGCATCCAGCCGACGGGCAATCTGCACCTCGGCAATTATCTGGGGGCCATCCGCAACTGGGTGCGGATGCAGGACGAGATGGCCTGCCTGTTCTTCCTGGCCGATCTCCACGCCATCACGGTCTATAACGATCCCGCCGAGCTGGCCGCCAACATCCGCGAGATGGCCGCGACCCTCGTCGCCAGCGGCATCGATCCGCAGAAGGCCGTGCTGTTCCGCCAGGCCGCCGTGCCGGCCCACGCCGAATTGTGCTGGCTGCTCAACGGCACGGCGCGGATCGGCTGGCTCAACCGCATGACCCAGTTCAAGGAAAAATCGGGCAAGAACCGCGAGGGCGCCTCGATCGGCCTGTTCACCTATCCGGTGCTGCAAGCCGCCGACGTGCTGCTCTATCGCGCGACGCATGTGCCCGTCGGCGAGGACCAGAAGCAGCATCTGGAGCTGGCGCGCGACATCGCGACCAAGTTCAACACCGATTACAATGTCGATCTGTTCGTGGAGCCCGATCCGATCATCGGCGGCCCGGCGGCGCGGGTGATGTCGCTGCGCGATGGCGGCGCCAAGATGTCCAAGTCCGATCCGTCGGACATGAGCCGCATCAACCTGATCGACGATGCCGACCTGATCGTCCAGAAGATCAAGAAGGCCAAGACCGATCCCGAGCCGCTGCCGAGCGAGGTCGAGGGACTGGAGGGCCGCGCCGAGGCCCGCAACCTCGTCGGCATCGCCGCCGCGCTGACCGATCGCACGCCGGCGCAGGTGCTGGCCGAGCATGGCGGCAAGGGCTTCGGCCAGTTCAAGCCGATCCTCGCCGAGCTGGTGGTGGAGACGGTGGCGCCGATCGCCCAGCGGCTGGTGCAGCTGCGCACCGACCCGGAAGAGCTGGACCATATTCTGGC carries:
- a CDS encoding DUF4919 domain-containing protein, encoding MGMMLAIAMMAAAPGPAADYAALVARMAAGDTRIDYARFRALAPMQPGFDPDFDPIAIAEARKAGNVAEARRLSEARLQADYSDMAAHYWLSEACASLKDRACADRHGAIFNGMLAAIEASGDGRGAETAYIVTRVPEEYIWLGVHRLTSSTQQLVTKGGRSYDVLHVADAKGGERDVWFDVSGFIGKGLAWPK
- the dapE gene encoding succinyl-diaminopimelate desuccinylase: MAEVIDLAGKLIACPSVTPADAGAMGVLADALSDAGFAVTRLTNGEAPDGPIENLFATRGSGGRHLAFAGHTDVVPPGAGWTSDPFAPEIRGDLLYGRGAVDMKGAIAAFVAAAAETVDEAGQLSLVITGDEEGPATFGTVALMAWMAANGIRPDLILVGEPTSSQRFGDTVKIGRRGSVNMVIEVAGTQGHVAYPHLADNPVPRLVKALAALDAWTIDGGDDWFQPSNLEITSVDVGNPATNVIPATATARINIRFNAQQTGQGLIDRVQAIVGEGVSVTGRISGEAFLTQPGELSTLVAEAIAAETGLTPEFSTTGGTSDARFLSRIAPTVEFGLINATMHKLDEAVAVADLHALQRIYARIIRAAAAG
- a CDS encoding Smr/MutS family protein codes for the protein MPKGPDGETLWARVTATVRPLRRQGPSTARSDFADALGPAPRAPLRRAGAPIPAPVRPNRPEPVGETLDGGWDRRIRRGVVVPDRTIDLHGHTLSTAQAALDHALARALADDVRTLLVVTGKPPRGGDSRRGLIRASIHDWLAHSGHAGRIAAVRTAHPRHGGSGALYLILRRRRE
- a CDS encoding murein transglycosylase A; protein product: MIRFGGIGAAALALLLSACVAPQGGPPAATIAPPPTPAPVMPDAPKPPATAAELGVAAGPALGRLPRADAALTAFKLSCPGLIRRTDRSGLTRGEDWRAPCDAAKAWTGDAAGFFAANLEPVIVGPGQAFATGYYEPEIAGSRSRAAGYQVPVYRRPPDLIEADLGLFTDSLKGRKVRGRIEGKAFVPYADRAAIEDGALAGQGLEIAWAADPVEMFFLEVQGSGRLRLPDGGVMRIGYDSQNGRDYTGIGKLMRDRGLLGPGQASMQGIMAYLRAHPEEGRAIMRENRSFVFFRELTGAGPLGAMGVAVTGQTSVATDPAFVPLGAPVLLEMDRPEASGLWVAQDTGGAIKGANRFDTFWGAGDEARRIAGGMSAKGRATLLLPRGTVARLKALPHGTDGAQRP
- a CDS encoding Tim44/TimA family putative adaptor protein — protein: MEKIVIFALVFLFVAFRLWSVLGRRTGHEQQPVAKPVEGQVVAPPTLRTPAEPVGSSGIFTDTVVDPGALTGVRQVAQADNGFDPARFVEGAQGAYRMILEAYWRGDEEALAPLVDDTVLADFRAAIAERREAGHVLDNRLIVVERAVIEEARMDGQMARVTVRFDADIAAITRDAEGEVVAGSMTDAVQTHDVWTFSRHVRTADPNWVLIETDEAA
- the secB gene encoding protein-export chaperone SecB; the protein is MAEDAGTITTSISNGQDDGPQLAILAQYVKDLSFENPNAPASYQWADAPQIDVQFNLGSTQVGEDVYEVVLKINVNAAVNGQTAFAVELLYAGLFGLRGFPTEHLEPFLYAEAPRLLFPFARRVVAEAVRDGNYPPLLLDPIDFSQIYLQQAAQNLAGAEPAGEA
- the murJ gene encoding murein biosynthesis integral membrane protein MurJ, producing MSLVRNSATIGGLTLVSRVLGFVRDMLMASFVGAGFASDAFLIAWRLPNLFRALFAEGAFSAAFVPMFNRVAGAEGEKSALRFADDVLSVLFPFLLLFTAAMMVAAGPIVWAMTGGFPDGGPEKFSLATDYTRITFPYLLLISLVSLLGGILNSVGRFWVNAAAPVLLNICMIVALLFFRGTTDVETARTQAIAVTVSGVMQLLWLIWACHRARVSLRLKLPRLTPQVRQLLRIIGPVVLGAGAVQFNLLISTTLAARFLDQGSVSYLYYADRLNQLPLALIGIGVGTAMLPTLSRQVGAGDQAGAHATQNRALELALILTLPAAAALVVSAFPIIRALLEHGAFAAEDARATAQALAAFATGLPAYILIKLLTPGFHARADTKTPVRIALVAMLVNLALNLTLVWPLGHIGLALSTSASAWVNAILLFITLRRRFGFGLDRHLTHSLIRLVPATALMAAALWGIEPFVTPMASAGLSGRILGLGLLIGAGVIIYFTLGAAFGAFRLKELARQVRRRGRAPANPTAEIAPVPPSA
- the trpS gene encoding tryptophan--tRNA ligase; the protein is MTSAATPRTVSGIQPTGNLHLGNYLGAIRNWVRMQDEMACLFFLADLHAITVYNDPAELAANIREMAATLVASGIDPQKAVLFRQAAVPAHAELCWLLNGTARIGWLNRMTQFKEKSGKNREGASIGLFTYPVLQAADVLLYRATHVPVGEDQKQHLELARDIATKFNTDYNVDLFVEPDPIIGGPAARVMSLRDGGAKMSKSDPSDMSRINLIDDADLIVQKIKKAKTDPEPLPSEVEGLEGRAEARNLVGIAAALTDRTPAQVLAEHGGKGFGQFKPILAELVVETVAPIAQRLVQLRTDPEELDHILAQGAARAREMAAPTLAGAYRALGL